CCTTGCCGCCGGCCTTGATCAAGACGCATTCACCCCGCTCACCTGGCGGCACGGCTCGAGAGGGGAGTTACGTTCCCGCTTCGCCGCCGTGCGTGTCCGTCCCGCCGGCAAGGCCGTCGAGCGCCCGATCAAAGCTGCGGCCTCGGCCGGACAGGGCTGGTGGGACGGGATCCTGCCCGACTGCTGGCTGCTGGTCGAATGGCCCTCCGGCGCCGAGGCGCCGACCGATTACTGGCTGTCCAACCTGCCGGCCGACACTCCGATCGCCGACCTGGTCCGTCTGGCGAAGGTCCGCTGGCGCATCGAGCACGACTACCGCGAACTCAAGCACGGCCTGGGCCTGGACCACTTCGAAGGGCGTTCCTGGCCGGGCTGGCACCACCACGTCACCCTCGTGACCGCCGCCCACGCCTTCCTCACCGAACAGCGCCTGGCCCCAAAAGTGCCCGGGCCGGTCTCACCCTCTACCAAGTCCTCGAGACCCTCCAGGACGTCTTGAGGTGCTGGACCGGCATCTGCACCACCTGCCACCAAACCCTGCCCACCAGGACCTACACAACGCCAAGATCGAGAAAGACCTAACGGAGTCCTACTAGGCCGCCGACCACGGAGGTGCCGCCGCCGAACGGGACGAGTCCCAGGCCGTGTTCGGCGCATGTCCGCAGGACGGCGAGCACGTCGTCGTGGCTCGCCGGGAGGACGACGGCCGCCGGAAGATCGTCGACGTCGACGTCGCGCATCCGGAGCAGGTCGGGGGTGGACTTGCCGCGGGTGTGCCGGATTCGCGTCTCGGCGTCGGTGCGCACGTGCTCACCGCCTCCGAGGGCGGTGAGGAGGGCGTGGTGGGCGGCCGGGTCCAGTAGTGACGGGGGGACGGGAATGTCCTCCAGGGCGACCGGCTCCGCGCCGCGCGGCTTGACTCCGAGCAGTTCGCGCAACAGCCCGATCACCGAATCCGGCAACGGCTGGGCCTTGGCCGGGTCGCCCCAGCCGCTCCACAGCATGTCCATGGCTGTCGTCCTCACCGATTGTCGAGATGCCGTTCCTGGCCCCCTCACGGGGCGTTACACTGTGACACATGACGCCTATTCGTCACAACCATTCGGACGACGCGGTGCTCGACGCGGTGCGTGACTGTGTCCTGGCCGTCGGGGTCCGCCGCACGACCCTGACCGACGTGGCCCGCCGCGCGGGTGTCTCCCGGATGACGCTGTACCGGCGCTGGCCCGACGTGCGGACCCTGGTCGGCGATCTCATGACCCGTGAGTGGGCCGGCGTGGCCACCCGGGCCAGGCCCGAGCGGCGTCCCGGGGTGGACACACGGCGCCTGATCGTCGACGGGCTGGTGGCCGGCGTGGACGGCTTCCGCGCCCACCCCCTCTTCCGCAAGATCGTCGACGTCGATCCGGAACTGCTCCTGCCCTACGTACTGGACCGGCGCGGAGCCAGCCAGGACGCGCTGTTGGGGCTGCTGGCGGAGGACCTGCGGGAGGGCCACGCCGACGGATCGGTACGTGCCGGCCACGTCGAACGGCAGGCCCGGTCCCTGCTGCTGATCGTGCAGTCCTTCACCCTGTCCCTGCGGACCATGACCGAGGAGGACGACGCCGAGCTGAGCGCCACGGCCTTCCTCACGGAACTGCGGACGATCCTGGAGAGGACCCTGACGCCATGAACCGGTCGTCCCTGTCCGCCGCACGGCGTTCGCGCGAGCTGGCCGACACAGCCGACGGACCCGCCGTGGACGTCCTGGTCGTCGGACTCGGCGCGACCGGTGCCGGAGCCGCGCTGGACGCCGCCGCCCGCGGTCTGACGGTCGTCGCCGTCGACGCCCACGACCTGGCCTTCGGCACGTCTCGCTGGAGTTCCAAACTCATCCACGGCGGGCTGCGCTACCTCGCCTCCGCCCAGTTCGACGTGGCCCACGAGAGCGCCGTCGAGCGCGGCGTGCTGATGGAGCGCACCGCACCTCACCTGGTCCGCGCCCAGCCGTTCGTCCTTCCCCTCACTCCCCTGGTCTCCCGAGGTCAGGCCGCCCTGGCCCGGGCGGGCTTCCGCGCCGGTGACGCCCTGCGCCTGACCGCCCGTACGGCCCGGGCCACCCTGCCCGCGCCGCGCCGGCTGTCCGCTGTGGAGACCCGCCACCTGGCGCCCGTGCTGCGCGCCGACGGCCTGCGCGGCGGCCTGCTGTCCTGGGACGGCCGGCTCACCGACGACGCCCGCCTGGTGACCGCGCTCGCCCGCACCGCCGCCGCCCACGGCGCCCGGATCCTGACCCGCGTCCGGGCAACCCTGGAGCTCACCGGGTCCGGCGCCCGGATCCGAGACGAGCTCACCGGCCGGGAAGGGCACATCCGGGCCCGCGCGGTGGTCAACGCCTCCGGCGTGTGGGCGGGCGATCTGGTCGACGGCATCCGGATACGGCCGTCGCGCGGCACCCACCTCGTGCTGCGCTCGGAGCACCTCGGCCCGCTGCCCACGGGGCTGCACGTCCCGGTCCCCGGGGAGAGCAACCGTTTCGTCCTCGTTCTGCCCCAGGGCGACGGCCGGGTCTACCTCGGGCTCACCGACGAACCCGTCGAGGGCGCCGTCCCGGACGTGCCCGAGGCGCCCGAGACGGACATCGGCTTCCTGCTCGACGTGCTCGGCTGCGTCCTGGACGTCCCCGTCCACCGCGGAGACGTCGTCGGGGCGTTCGCCGGGCTGCGCCCCCTGCTGGACACGACACCCGACGGTACGGCGGCCAGTACCGCCGACCTCTCCCGCCGACACGCCGTGCTCACCTCGCCGGACGGTGTGATCACCGTGGTCGGCGGCAAGCTCACCACCTACCGGCGCATGGCCGAGGACGCCGTCGACGCCGCCGTCACCGCCCGGCGCCTCACCGCCGGCCCGTCCCCCACGGCCTCGCTCCCGCTCGTCGGTGCCGCACCGCCCCACGTCCTCGGCGCCCTGCGGACCCCGGACCGCCTGGTGGGGCGCTACGGCACCGAGGCACCGGCCGTCCACGCGCTCGGCACCCGCGACCCCCGCCTCGGCGAACCCGTGCTGCCGGGGCATCCGGTCACTCGAGCAGAACTCCTGTGGGCGGTACGCCACGAGGGGGCGCTCGACGCTGACGATCTGCTCGACCGGCGCACCCGTATCGGGCTGGTCTGGTACCCGAGGACCGTGCGGCGGCGCTGGAGGTCGCGCACGAAGTCGTGGGTGAGGCCTTGGCTGAGCTGGGCTGACGGCCGGGGCGGGGGGGACGGACGACGGGCGGCCGGGGAGGGCGAGGGACGCCGGACGGCCATGGCGGGGCGACCGACGACGGATGGCCAGGGCGAGGTGACCGACGACGGACGGCCAGGGCGAGGTGACCGACGACGGACGGCCAGGGGCAGGTGGCCCCAGGCTGCCGCCGCTCATGAGCTCAGGCGCCAGTACGCCGGATCCGCCACACGTTGTCGTCGCGGAAGCCCTCGACCCCCTCCGGGGAAACACTCTGCTTGCGGACCGCCTCCAGGGTTTCCACGCTCCAGCTCTCCTCCGGCAGCGCGAGTGCCGCCAGCGTGCTCTCCAGCGTGGGGAACTCGGCGTCGAAGGGCGGTTCGTCCTGCCACGACGGCCATCCGGCGTGCATGACGATCAGCAGCGTGCCGCCCTCCGCCACCGCCGCGGCGGCCCGCCCCAGCACTCCGTCCTGGTCCAGGCGCACCGGGGACTGCAGAAACTGGGCGCTGACCAGGTCGAAGGAGCCTTCCGGAAACGTCACGCCCAGCTCGTGCCGCTCCCACACGATGCGGTCCCCCACTCCGGCCTCGGCGGCGTGCCCGGCCGCGCGCTCCAGCGCCGTACGCGAGATGTCGACGCCCGTGACCCGCCAGCCCTGCGAGGCCAGCCACACCGCGTCCGCTCCCTCGCCACACCCCAGGTCGAGCACGCGACCCGGTGCCAGGCCGCTGACCTCGCGCACGAGCAGCGGATTGGGGCGGCCGCTCCAGATGCGCTCGACGCCCTGATAGCGGGCCTCCCAGAATTCGGCGGCCTGCGTGGGTCGGATGTCGGTCATGGTCCCCTCCTGGACGGAACACGGCTGGTCGTCGACGGGTGCGGACGAGCGTGCGGCTCGTACGCCCCGTCGTCAGGAAGCCTCCGTCGCGACACATCCAGGGGCAAACGAAGTTGCCGGTACGGCAACAGACAGGGGCCCGCCGCCCTGTCGGGCAGCGGGCCCCTGTGCCGGCTCGACGCGTCCTATCCCAGCTCGACGCGTCCGGCCGCCATCTGCACGTCCGCCTGTACTTCCCGCCGCGGCCGGCCCCGTTCCTTCGCGTACTCCGTCACCGCGGACTGCACGTCGCGGTCGAGGTCACGCCAGGCCCGCCACGCGGTCTCGTACGTGACGGTCTGCTGCTTGGTCCACTGGTGCTCGGCGGGCGGTCCGTACGAGTGGCGCAGCTCGTCGACCCGGTTGTGCGCCTGGTCCGCCGCCCGCTGCTTCTGCACGAGTTCGTCGAAAACGTGTCCCACGTGAAGTAAGCGTAGGCACGATGCTGCCGTTCCGCGCGTCGAGCGGCCGTCCGTACGCCGTCCGGGCCGGCCTCACCGGGAACCGCCCCTGGTGCGGCGGAGCAGGACGAAACCGGAGATCACCGAGGCGCACGGTCTGCGCAAACGCCCCGGGATGGCACAGGCCTTGCGGATCGCGGGGCTGCCGCTCGAAGGCCGGCACCATCGTGGCGAGGACGACGCCTGGAACATCGCGGCCCTCGTCCTCCATCTGGCCGGGCGGGACAGTCGGCCGCGCGTGTGAAGTACGGCACGGTGTTCGTGGCCGCGTCGCAGGAGAGACGGGTTGCCCGCCCGGTGCGTGACGCAACACACGTTTGCGCGGCGCGGAACCGGTCAGCCGACGGGGATGCCGCAGAGTGATCCCTCGACGAGTACCCGCGCAAGACACGCCGAGCCGGCCAAGGAGGCGGGCGCCCCCGAACCGGCAGGGAACCGGGACGCGTTCTTCGACAACGCGAAGTACCTGGCCATCGTGCTGGTGGCGGTCGGACACGCCTGGGAGCCGTTGCGCGACGACAGCAAAGTCGTCACCGCCCTCTACACGACGGTGTACGCCTTCCACATGCCGGCGTTCATCATCATCTCCGGCTATTTCTCCCGCAGCTTCGACGCGGCCCCGAGGCGCATCCAGCGCCTGGTGACCGGTGTGGCCCTGCCCTATGTGATCTTCGAGGTCGCCTACACCCTGTTCACGAGGTGGAGCGACCAGGCACCGGACCGGCCGATCAGCCTGCTCGAACCGCTGTATCTGACGTGGTTCCTGGCGGCGTTGTTCATCTGGCGGCTGACCACCCCGTTGTGGCGGATCGTGCGGTGGCCGCTGCCGCTCGCGCTGGGCGTCGCGATGCTGGCCACCATGTCGTCGGGCATCGGCGAGGACCTCGATCTGCAGCGGGCTCTGCAGTTCCTGCCGTACTTCGTGCTGGGTCTGTGTCTGAAACCGGAGCACTTCGAGCTGGTACGGCATCGCGCCGTGCGCGTCCTGGCCGTGCCGGTCCTGGTGTCGGCCTTCGCCGTCGCCTACTGGTCGCGCCCGTACATGAGCCCCGCCTGGTTCTACCACCGTGACAGCGCCGAGGAGATCGGGGCGCCGGCGTTGGCCGGGCCCGTGATGACGCTCGCGGTCTTCGGCTGCTCCACGGTCCTGGTGGTCTGTTTCCTCGCCCTGGTGCCCCGACGCCGCATGTGGTTCACGGCGCTCGGCGCGGGCACGCTGTACGGCTACCTGCTGCACGGCTTCGTCGTCCAGGGCGTCAAGCCCTTCCATGTGTACGACTACGTGCACGGTCCGCTGGGGGTGGCCGCCGTCTCGGTCGTGGCCGCCGTGGTCGTGACCTTGCTGTGCACCTCTGCGGTCCGCCGGGTCTTCCGGTTCGCGGTGGAGCCGAGGATGGCGTGGTTCTTCGAGGCGGCGGCGGGGCGCCGTACGACGACGGCGCCGTCTCCACAACGGCGTGTCGGTGTCGAATGAGCCCGTCCCCGGCGGGGAACCCGGGGACGGCAGCAGGCACCCACACTCTGGAGAGGGTCATGAGTCTCTTGCGCTTGGCCGGCCGCCCCCTGCTCGCCTCCATGTTCGTCTCCGGCGGACTCAGCTCCCTTCGCGAGCCCGAGAAGGTGGCGCCAGCGGCCGAACCCGTCGTACAACCGGTCACCGAGCGCGTCGACGCGCT
The nucleotide sequence above comes from Streptomyces sp. NL15-2K. Encoded proteins:
- a CDS encoding TetR/AcrR family transcriptional regulator, with translation MTPIRHNHSDDAVLDAVRDCVLAVGVRRTTLTDVARRAGVSRMTLYRRWPDVRTLVGDLMTREWAGVATRARPERRPGVDTRRLIVDGLVAGVDGFRAHPLFRKIVDVDPELLLPYVLDRRGASQDALLGLLAEDLREGHADGSVRAGHVERQARSLLLIVQSFTLSLRTMTEEDDAELSATAFLTELRTILERTLTP
- a CDS encoding class I SAM-dependent methyltransferase; protein product: MTDIRPTQAAEFWEARYQGVERIWSGRPNPLLVREVSGLAPGRVLDLGCGEGADAVWLASQGWRVTGVDISRTALERAAGHAAEAGVGDRIVWERHELGVTFPEGSFDLVSAQFLQSPVRLDQDGVLGRAAAAVAEGGTLLIVMHAGWPSWQDEPPFDAEFPTLESTLAALALPEESWSVETLEAVRKQSVSPEGVEGFRDDNVWRIRRTGA
- a CDS encoding acyltransferase family protein, whose product is MPQSDPSTSTRARHAEPAKEAGAPEPAGNRDAFFDNAKYLAIVLVAVGHAWEPLRDDSKVVTALYTTVYAFHMPAFIIISGYFSRSFDAAPRRIQRLVTGVALPYVIFEVAYTLFTRWSDQAPDRPISLLEPLYLTWFLAALFIWRLTTPLWRIVRWPLPLALGVAMLATMSSGIGEDLDLQRALQFLPYFVLGLCLKPEHFELVRHRAVRVLAVPVLVSAFAVAYWSRPYMSPAWFYHRDSAEEIGAPALAGPVMTLAVFGCSTVLVVCFLALVPRRRMWFTALGAGTLYGYLLHGFVVQGVKPFHVYDYVHGPLGVAAVSVVAAVVVTLLCTSAVRRVFRFAVEPRMAWFFEAAAGRRTTTAPSPQRRVGVE